One Triplophysa rosa linkage group LG9, Trosa_1v2, whole genome shotgun sequence genomic window carries:
- the commd8 gene encoding COMM domain-containing protein 8, giving the protein MINLLEKLSPEECPKLVHMVADEVCGRRGPRRSDYSDRWSLTEWMDLMNSLSSFIRFAVGRGCTDQEVRELLSDLDTARTEAVLQCVRSRFDEIRHALVDRTNAISSTQLQDFNWQIKLALSSDKLSALNTPLLNLSLDLKDSGTQRSTNIEMNKEELQTLISALEAANKVVLQLK; this is encoded by the exons ATGATAAACTTGCTCGAGAAATTATCGCCCGAAGAATGTCCTAAA CTCGTACACATGGTGGCAGATGAAGTGTGCGGGCGACGGGGTCCCAGACGGTCAGATTACAGTGACCGGTGGAGTTTGACTGAATGGATGGATTTAATGAATAGCCTCTCATCTTTTATCCGTTTTGCTGTAGGGAGAGGTTGCACAGATCAAGAG GTTCGGGAGCTACTGAGTGATTTAGACACGGCACGTACAGAGGCTGTTCTGCAGTGTGTGAGGTCCAGGTTCGATGAGATCAGACATGCTTTGGTGGACAGGACCAATGCCATCTCAAGCACACAGCTACAGGACTTCAACTGGCAAATAAAG CTGGCATTATCCAGCGATAAGCTTTCAGCCTTAAACACTCCTCTGCTAAATCTCAGTCTGGACTTAAAAGATAGTGGAACTCAGAGATCTACAAACATAGAAATGAACAAAGAGGAGCTACAAACACTCATCAGTGCACTCGAGGCAGCTAATAAG GTGGTACTGCAATTGAAATGA